Proteins found in one Gopherus flavomarginatus isolate rGopFla2 chromosome 18, rGopFla2.mat.asm, whole genome shotgun sequence genomic segment:
- the GNL3L gene encoding guanine nucleotide-binding protein-like 3-like protein isoform X2: MTRPKRTTTMKKHPRKVAELRARQEEARLKETSQRRSLESLQQDALRKQRDFEQKEAGLQQLQGHPRLEKEGSRRAYYREFRKVIQAADVVLEVLDARDPQGCRCPQVEEAVLQAGGNKKLVLVLNKIDLVPKEVVAGWLKYLRNELPTVAFKASTQQQSQHLQQSKVPVARASCELLASGACVGADCLLKVLANYSRSQDLKMAISVGVVGFPNVGKSSLINSLKRSRACSVGATPGVTKCLQEVQLDRHVKLLDCPGLVLAAAASDAALVLRSCLKVEQVAEPVTPVGAILRRCSQEQIMQYYGVPAYRNVTEFLAHLARRKGKLRKGGVPDHEKAAKAVLSDWMSGKISYFTHPPETHTLPTHISAEIVTEMGKAFDFEALEQGNQEALADLPSVPVGIGLAPAGLTSGAGAEAEMEEEETAGEEETAMDEDRDLELDSVTVELKAKNKAATAVEKPVPRAPSLEEISALDPLHQGQGLRAASRRRKQQQKRAEKIASKLSATLTAAMNFGTAGD, translated from the exons ATGACCCGGCCCA AACGCACAACAACTATGAAGAAACACCCACGCAAG GTGGCGGAACTGAGGGCGCGGCAGGAGGAGGCCCGGCTCAAGGAGACCAGCCAGCGCCGCAGCCTGGAGTCCCTGCAGCAGGATGCCCTCCGCAAGCAGCGGGATTTCGAGCAGAAG GAGGCcgggctgcagcagctgcaggggcacccGCGGCTGGAGAAGGAGGGGTCCCGCAGGGCGTACTACCGGGAGTTCAGGAAG gtgaTCCAGGCGGCTGACGTGGTCCTTGAGGTGCTGGATGCCCGAGATCCCCAGGGCTGTCGCTGCCCCCAGGTGGAAGAGGCCGTGCTGCAGGCCGGGGGCAACAAGAAACTGGTGCTGGTGTTAAATAAAATCG accTGGTCCCCAAGGAGGTGGTGGCCGGGTGGCTGAAGTACCTGAGGAACGAACTCCCCACTGTGGCCTTCAAAGCCTCCACCCAGCAGCAAAGCCAGCACCTG CAACAGAGCAAGGTGCCCGTGGCCAGGGCCTCCTGCGAGCTGCTGGCCAGCGGGGCCTGCGTGGGGGCCGACTGCCTGCTGAAAGTGCTGGCCAACTACAGCCGCAGCCAGGACCTCAAGATGGCCATCAGCGTGGGGGTCGTGG GCTTCCCCAACGTTGGCAAAAGCAGCCTGATTAACAGCCTGAAGCGGAGCCGGGCCTGTAGCGTGGGGGCTACGCCCGGCGTCACCAA GTGCCTGCAGGAGGTGCAGCTGGACCGGCACGTCAAGCTCCTGGACTGCCCCGGCCTGGTCCTGGCAGCCGCGGCCTCGGACGCCGCCCTGGTGCTGCGCAGCTGCCTCAAGGTGGAGCAGGTGGCCGAGCCGGTGACGCCCGTGGGCGCCATCTTGAGACGATGCTCCCAGGAGCAg ATCATGCAATATTACGGTGTGCCGGCTTACCGGAACGTCACGGAGTTCCTAGCGCACCTCGCCCggagaaaggggaaactgaggaaaggAGGCGTGCCCGATCACGAGAAGGCGGCCAAAGCTGTGCTGAGCGACTGGATGag CGGGAAGATCAGCTATTTCACGCACCCCCCAGAGACCCACACGCTGCCCACCCATATCAGCGCTGAGATTGTCACGGAGATGGGCAAGGCCTTCGACTTCGAGGCACTGGAGCAAGGCAACCAGGAGGCTTTGGCTG ACCTCCCGTCTGTTCCCGTGGGCATCGGCCTTGCCCCCGCTGGCCTCACcagcggggcaggggcagaggcagagatGGAAGAAGAGGAGACAGCAGGAGAGGAAGAAACAGCCATGGACGAAGACAGAGATCTGGAG ctcgaCAGCGTGACGGTGGAACTGAAGGCTAAGAACAAAGCAGCCACTGCCGTGGAGAAACCTgttcccagagcccccagcctggAGGAGATCTCAGCCCTAGACCCCCTGCACcaagggcaggggctgcgggcagCTAGCAGGCGGcggaagcagcagcagaaaagaGCAG AGAAAATCGCCAGCAAACTCTCTGCCACGCTGACGGCCGCCATGAACTTCGGCACGGCTGGCGACTAG
- the GNL3L gene encoding guanine nucleotide-binding protein-like 3-like protein isoform X3: MTRPKRTTTMKKHPRKRKEAKAHGKKDPGVPQLLGFKEYAKKEAELKQKRVAELRARQEEARLKETSQRRSLESLQQDALRKQRDFEQKEAGLQQLQGHPRLEKEGSRRAYYREFRKVIQAADVVLEVLDARDPQGCRCPQVEEAVLQAGGNKKLVLVLNKIGFPNVGKSSLINSLKRSRACSVGATPGVTKCLQEVQLDRHVKLLDCPGLVLAAAASDAALVLRSCLKVEQVAEPVTPVGAILRRCSQEQIMQYYGVPAYRNVTEFLAHLARRKGKLRKGGVPDHEKAAKAVLSDWMSGKISYFTHPPETHTLPTHISAEIVTEMGKAFDFEALEQGNQEALADLPSVPVGIGLAPAGLTSGAGAEAEMEEEETAGEEETAMDEDRDLELDSVTVELKAKNKAATAVEKPVPRAPSLEEISALDPLHQGQGLRAASRRRKQQQKRAEKIASKLSATLTAAMNFGTAGD; encoded by the exons ATGACCCGGCCCA AACGCACAACAACTATGAAGAAACACCCACGCAAG AGGAAGGAAGCAAAGGCTCATGGGAAAAAGGACCCAGGAGTGCCTCAGCTGTTGGGTTTCAAGGAATATGCAAAGAAGGAAGCTGAATTAAAGCAGAAAAGG GTGGCGGAACTGAGGGCGCGGCAGGAGGAGGCCCGGCTCAAGGAGACCAGCCAGCGCCGCAGCCTGGAGTCCCTGCAGCAGGATGCCCTCCGCAAGCAGCGGGATTTCGAGCAGAAG GAGGCcgggctgcagcagctgcaggggcacccGCGGCTGGAGAAGGAGGGGTCCCGCAGGGCGTACTACCGGGAGTTCAGGAAG gtgaTCCAGGCGGCTGACGTGGTCCTTGAGGTGCTGGATGCCCGAGATCCCCAGGGCTGTCGCTGCCCCCAGGTGGAAGAGGCCGTGCTGCAGGCCGGGGGCAACAAGAAACTGGTGCTGGTGTTAAATAAAATCG GCTTCCCCAACGTTGGCAAAAGCAGCCTGATTAACAGCCTGAAGCGGAGCCGGGCCTGTAGCGTGGGGGCTACGCCCGGCGTCACCAA GTGCCTGCAGGAGGTGCAGCTGGACCGGCACGTCAAGCTCCTGGACTGCCCCGGCCTGGTCCTGGCAGCCGCGGCCTCGGACGCCGCCCTGGTGCTGCGCAGCTGCCTCAAGGTGGAGCAGGTGGCCGAGCCGGTGACGCCCGTGGGCGCCATCTTGAGACGATGCTCCCAGGAGCAg ATCATGCAATATTACGGTGTGCCGGCTTACCGGAACGTCACGGAGTTCCTAGCGCACCTCGCCCggagaaaggggaaactgaggaaaggAGGCGTGCCCGATCACGAGAAGGCGGCCAAAGCTGTGCTGAGCGACTGGATGag CGGGAAGATCAGCTATTTCACGCACCCCCCAGAGACCCACACGCTGCCCACCCATATCAGCGCTGAGATTGTCACGGAGATGGGCAAGGCCTTCGACTTCGAGGCACTGGAGCAAGGCAACCAGGAGGCTTTGGCTG ACCTCCCGTCTGTTCCCGTGGGCATCGGCCTTGCCCCCGCTGGCCTCACcagcggggcaggggcagaggcagagatGGAAGAAGAGGAGACAGCAGGAGAGGAAGAAACAGCCATGGACGAAGACAGAGATCTGGAG ctcgaCAGCGTGACGGTGGAACTGAAGGCTAAGAACAAAGCAGCCACTGCCGTGGAGAAACCTgttcccagagcccccagcctggAGGAGATCTCAGCCCTAGACCCCCTGCACcaagggcaggggctgcgggcagCTAGCAGGCGGcggaagcagcagcagaaaagaGCAG AGAAAATCGCCAGCAAACTCTCTGCCACGCTGACGGCCGCCATGAACTTCGGCACGGCTGGCGACTAG
- the GNL3L gene encoding guanine nucleotide-binding protein-like 3-like protein isoform X1, with protein MTRPKRTTTMKKHPRKRKEAKAHGKKDPGVPQLLGFKEYAKKEAELKQKRVAELRARQEEARLKETSQRRSLESLQQDALRKQRDFEQKEAGLQQLQGHPRLEKEGSRRAYYREFRKVIQAADVVLEVLDARDPQGCRCPQVEEAVLQAGGNKKLVLVLNKIDLVPKEVVAGWLKYLRNELPTVAFKASTQQQSQHLQQSKVPVARASCELLASGACVGADCLLKVLANYSRSQDLKMAISVGVVGFPNVGKSSLINSLKRSRACSVGATPGVTKCLQEVQLDRHVKLLDCPGLVLAAAASDAALVLRSCLKVEQVAEPVTPVGAILRRCSQEQIMQYYGVPAYRNVTEFLAHLARRKGKLRKGGVPDHEKAAKAVLSDWMSGKISYFTHPPETHTLPTHISAEIVTEMGKAFDFEALEQGNQEALADLPSVPVGIGLAPAGLTSGAGAEAEMEEEETAGEEETAMDEDRDLELDSVTVELKAKNKAATAVEKPVPRAPSLEEISALDPLHQGQGLRAASRRRKQQQKRAEKIASKLSATLTAAMNFGTAGD; from the exons ATGACCCGGCCCA AACGCACAACAACTATGAAGAAACACCCACGCAAG AGGAAGGAAGCAAAGGCTCATGGGAAAAAGGACCCAGGAGTGCCTCAGCTGTTGGGTTTCAAGGAATATGCAAAGAAGGAAGCTGAATTAAAGCAGAAAAGG GTGGCGGAACTGAGGGCGCGGCAGGAGGAGGCCCGGCTCAAGGAGACCAGCCAGCGCCGCAGCCTGGAGTCCCTGCAGCAGGATGCCCTCCGCAAGCAGCGGGATTTCGAGCAGAAG GAGGCcgggctgcagcagctgcaggggcacccGCGGCTGGAGAAGGAGGGGTCCCGCAGGGCGTACTACCGGGAGTTCAGGAAG gtgaTCCAGGCGGCTGACGTGGTCCTTGAGGTGCTGGATGCCCGAGATCCCCAGGGCTGTCGCTGCCCCCAGGTGGAAGAGGCCGTGCTGCAGGCCGGGGGCAACAAGAAACTGGTGCTGGTGTTAAATAAAATCG accTGGTCCCCAAGGAGGTGGTGGCCGGGTGGCTGAAGTACCTGAGGAACGAACTCCCCACTGTGGCCTTCAAAGCCTCCACCCAGCAGCAAAGCCAGCACCTG CAACAGAGCAAGGTGCCCGTGGCCAGGGCCTCCTGCGAGCTGCTGGCCAGCGGGGCCTGCGTGGGGGCCGACTGCCTGCTGAAAGTGCTGGCCAACTACAGCCGCAGCCAGGACCTCAAGATGGCCATCAGCGTGGGGGTCGTGG GCTTCCCCAACGTTGGCAAAAGCAGCCTGATTAACAGCCTGAAGCGGAGCCGGGCCTGTAGCGTGGGGGCTACGCCCGGCGTCACCAA GTGCCTGCAGGAGGTGCAGCTGGACCGGCACGTCAAGCTCCTGGACTGCCCCGGCCTGGTCCTGGCAGCCGCGGCCTCGGACGCCGCCCTGGTGCTGCGCAGCTGCCTCAAGGTGGAGCAGGTGGCCGAGCCGGTGACGCCCGTGGGCGCCATCTTGAGACGATGCTCCCAGGAGCAg ATCATGCAATATTACGGTGTGCCGGCTTACCGGAACGTCACGGAGTTCCTAGCGCACCTCGCCCggagaaaggggaaactgaggaaaggAGGCGTGCCCGATCACGAGAAGGCGGCCAAAGCTGTGCTGAGCGACTGGATGag CGGGAAGATCAGCTATTTCACGCACCCCCCAGAGACCCACACGCTGCCCACCCATATCAGCGCTGAGATTGTCACGGAGATGGGCAAGGCCTTCGACTTCGAGGCACTGGAGCAAGGCAACCAGGAGGCTTTGGCTG ACCTCCCGTCTGTTCCCGTGGGCATCGGCCTTGCCCCCGCTGGCCTCACcagcggggcaggggcagaggcagagatGGAAGAAGAGGAGACAGCAGGAGAGGAAGAAACAGCCATGGACGAAGACAGAGATCTGGAG ctcgaCAGCGTGACGGTGGAACTGAAGGCTAAGAACAAAGCAGCCACTGCCGTGGAGAAACCTgttcccagagcccccagcctggAGGAGATCTCAGCCCTAGACCCCCTGCACcaagggcaggggctgcgggcagCTAGCAGGCGGcggaagcagcagcagaaaagaGCAG AGAAAATCGCCAGCAAACTCTCTGCCACGCTGACGGCCGCCATGAACTTCGGCACGGCTGGCGACTAG